One region of Trinickia violacea genomic DNA includes:
- a CDS encoding Ldh family oxidoreductase — MTRISSSDLHDLATRTMLAAGATPRTAEATARALVYADERGLSSHGVARLPMYVAQLRNGRVDAKAKPAIVESRNAAVLIDAADGMAFPACELAIETLVDRARAHGSAVVSVKRSHHLGAGAWHLEPVGAAGMVGLAFSNTPAAMPAWGGRHPVFGTNPLAAVFPRRDGKPLMIDLSLSNVARGKIMVAAREGKPIPEGWATSRDGRPTTDAKAALEGMMLPFGGTKGAMLALMVELLAAALAGANFGYEAGSFLTEAGEKSRVGHLFWAIDPGALAGNATYLSRVEALIEVMLQDADVRLPGQRRGELADTAARDGIDVPDSLLNQLRALAA, encoded by the coding sequence ATGACGCGGATCTCGTCCAGCGATCTTCACGACCTTGCCACGCGCACGATGCTCGCCGCGGGCGCCACGCCGCGCACGGCCGAGGCCACCGCACGCGCGCTCGTCTATGCCGACGAACGCGGGCTGTCCTCGCATGGTGTCGCTCGTTTGCCGATGTATGTCGCGCAGTTGCGAAACGGCCGTGTCGATGCGAAGGCAAAGCCGGCGATCGTCGAGTCGCGCAACGCAGCCGTGTTGATCGACGCCGCGGACGGCATGGCGTTTCCCGCTTGCGAACTCGCCATCGAAACGCTCGTGGACCGCGCACGGGCTCACGGCAGCGCAGTCGTGAGCGTGAAGCGCAGCCACCATCTCGGCGCGGGTGCCTGGCATCTGGAGCCGGTCGGCGCGGCCGGCATGGTGGGGCTTGCGTTCAGCAACACGCCCGCTGCAATGCCGGCGTGGGGCGGACGGCACCCCGTTTTCGGCACCAATCCCCTGGCGGCCGTGTTCCCGCGCCGCGACGGCAAGCCATTGATGATCGACCTCTCGTTGTCCAATGTCGCGCGCGGCAAGATCATGGTCGCCGCCCGCGAAGGCAAACCGATTCCCGAAGGATGGGCGACTTCGCGCGACGGCCGGCCGACGACCGATGCGAAGGCCGCGCTGGAAGGCATGATGCTGCCATTCGGCGGCACGAAAGGGGCAATGCTCGCGCTGATGGTCGAATTGCTCGCGGCAGCGCTGGCAGGGGCGAACTTTGGCTACGAGGCAGGTTCGTTCCTGACCGAAGCGGGCGAGAAGTCGCGCGTAGGCCACCTGTTTTGGGCAATCGATCCGGGTGCGTTGGCGGGTAACGCGACGTATCTGTCACGCGTCGAGGCGTTGATCGAAGTGATGCTGCAAGACGCCGATGTGCGGCTGCCGGGGCAACGGCGGGGCGAACTCGCAGATACCGCCGCGCGTGACGGCATCGACGTTCCCGACAGCCTGCTCAATCAATTGCGAGCGTTGGCGGCGTGA
- a CDS encoding sulfite exporter TauE/SafE family protein, which produces MTAWLNAHIAACAIGIGVSSIAVAGGVVAIAYLVYGLTGFGSSIVAIPLLTQLVPLRTATPVMLVLDLVAGMLVGMRNLQSVQTQELKRLGPWLCIGLLLGVSVLVSVPEKPLELVLGVCLLGYSLWRVTSRSEFREIGGRWALPLGFLGGCLTAVFGTGGPVYTIYLTGRLRDPDQRRATISTLITATAVARLALFAVSGLYKNPAVLPLASFLLPCGAVGLLAGARLRSAISASRVLTLLWIVLIVAAVNLIIRSVPALFG; this is translated from the coding sequence ATGACAGCCTGGTTGAATGCGCACATCGCTGCCTGCGCCATCGGAATCGGTGTCAGTTCGATCGCAGTGGCGGGAGGTGTCGTGGCGATCGCGTATCTGGTGTACGGGCTGACGGGTTTTGGTTCGTCCATCGTTGCCATACCGTTGCTCACGCAACTGGTGCCTCTGCGCACGGCAACCCCCGTCATGCTGGTGCTGGACCTCGTCGCCGGGATGCTCGTAGGCATGCGCAACCTTCAGTCTGTTCAGACACAGGAACTGAAACGGCTTGGACCGTGGCTGTGCATCGGGCTTTTGCTCGGTGTGAGCGTGCTGGTTTCGGTGCCGGAGAAGCCGCTCGAACTTGTACTCGGCGTGTGCCTGCTGGGCTACTCGCTCTGGAGGGTCACGTCGCGCAGCGAATTTCGCGAGATAGGCGGGCGCTGGGCACTTCCCCTGGGCTTTTTGGGTGGGTGCCTGACCGCAGTATTTGGTACCGGTGGTCCCGTCTATACGATTTATTTGACCGGTCGTCTGCGCGACCCCGACCAGCGACGTGCAACCATCAGCACACTGATTACCGCTACGGCTGTCGCGCGGCTCGCGCTCTTCGCGGTCTCCGGACTCTATAAAAACCCTGCTGTCCTGCCGCTCGCCAGTTTTCTGTTGCCTTGTGGCGCAGTCGGATTGCTCGCGGGCGCGAGGCTGCGCAGCGCCATTTCGGCGTCGCGCGTCCTGACGCTGCTCTGGATCGTTCTGATCGTCGCGGCTGTCAATTTGATCATTCGTTCCGTACCTGCTTTGTTCGGCTAG
- a CDS encoding GntR family transcriptional regulator, giving the protein MKNGAAHVAGVASTAVIGGTRYKEVKNGILAALAAKEWKGGEAIPSEKRLSERFGVSIGTLRKAIDELVADNILVRHQGLGTFVAQHRRDRYFFRFFRVVRQDGDKTYPTVSLVSFTKTKATREIAATLGIEPNARVFSFVNRLALHGETVMIDNITVAEERFPGLTEAALRERPSTLYNFYQDAFHINVVGTEERLRVATANDVEAELLEVLPGTPLLEVRRIAYSYHQAPVELRISHVNTARYEYVGPSASHEEPL; this is encoded by the coding sequence ATGAAGAACGGCGCAGCCCATGTGGCAGGCGTGGCAAGCACGGCCGTCATCGGGGGCACGCGCTACAAGGAAGTGAAAAACGGGATCCTCGCCGCGCTGGCGGCGAAGGAGTGGAAAGGCGGCGAGGCGATACCTTCAGAGAAGCGCCTTTCGGAGCGCTTTGGCGTGTCGATCGGGACGCTGCGCAAGGCGATCGACGAACTAGTGGCGGACAACATCCTCGTGCGCCATCAGGGGCTCGGCACGTTCGTCGCGCAACACCGGCGCGACCGCTATTTTTTCCGCTTTTTCCGTGTGGTCCGCCAGGACGGCGACAAGACCTATCCCACGGTGAGCCTCGTTTCGTTCACGAAGACGAAGGCAACGCGTGAAATTGCCGCGACGCTCGGCATCGAACCGAACGCGCGGGTCTTCTCCTTCGTGAATCGCCTGGCGTTGCACGGCGAGACGGTCATGATCGACAACATCACCGTCGCTGAAGAGCGCTTTCCCGGTCTGACCGAAGCGGCGCTGCGCGAGCGACCCAGCACGCTCTACAACTTCTACCAGGATGCGTTCCACATCAACGTGGTCGGGACTGAGGAGCGGCTGCGCGTCGCCACAGCCAACGACGTTGAAGCGGAGCTGCTCGAAGTCTTGCCTGGCACGCCGTTGCTCGAAGTCAGGCGCATTGCCTACTCCTATCACCAGGCACCGGTCGAATTGCGCATCTCGCACGTGAACACGGCGCGCTACGAGTATGTCGGCCCCTCCGCCTCGCACGAAGAGCCGCTTTAA
- a CDS encoding UxaA family hydrolase: MSVIDQNTIFRGYRRSNGRVGVRNHVIILPVDDLSNAAAQAVEHNIKGTMALPHPYGRLQFGADLDLHFRTLIGAGCNPNVAGVIVIGIEEGWTKRVVDGIAKSGKPVMGFGIELHGDHDTIMRASKAAKEMVQWATTLEREECPIADLWVSTKCGESDTTSGCGANPTVGNAFDKLYGLGTTLVFGETSELTGGEQIVAARCANDQVRERFQFMFDRYQDMINRWKTDDLSESQPTKGNIAGGLTTIEEKALGNIQKIGKKCRVDGVLDKAEEPTHSGLWFMDSSSAAAEMVTLCAASGFAVHFFPTGQGNVIGNPIVPVIKICANPRTVRTMSEHVDVDVSGLLQREQNLDQAGDKLLESMLATANGRWTAAETLGHREFVLTRLFESA, from the coding sequence ATGAGCGTGATTGACCAGAACACCATTTTCCGCGGCTATCGCCGCTCGAACGGTCGCGTCGGCGTGCGCAACCACGTCATCATCCTGCCCGTTGACGACCTTTCGAATGCCGCTGCGCAAGCGGTCGAGCACAACATCAAAGGCACGATGGCGCTGCCGCATCCGTACGGCCGGCTCCAGTTCGGCGCCGACCTCGATTTGCATTTCCGCACGCTGATCGGCGCGGGCTGCAATCCGAATGTGGCCGGCGTGATCGTCATCGGTATCGAGGAAGGCTGGACCAAGCGCGTGGTGGACGGCATTGCGAAGTCGGGCAAGCCGGTGATGGGCTTCGGCATCGAACTGCACGGCGACCACGACACGATCATGCGCGCCTCCAAGGCCGCAAAGGAAATGGTGCAGTGGGCGACGACGCTCGAACGCGAGGAGTGCCCGATTGCCGATCTGTGGGTGTCGACGAAATGCGGCGAGTCGGATACGACCTCGGGCTGCGGCGCGAACCCGACGGTTGGCAACGCGTTCGACAAGCTCTACGGGCTTGGCACGACGCTCGTGTTCGGCGAGACCTCGGAGTTGACGGGCGGCGAACAGATCGTCGCGGCGCGCTGCGCGAACGACCAGGTGCGCGAGCGCTTCCAGTTCATGTTCGACCGCTATCAGGACATGATCAACCGCTGGAAGACCGACGACCTCTCCGAATCGCAGCCGACCAAGGGCAATATTGCGGGCGGCCTGACCACGATCGAGGAAAAGGCGCTCGGCAACATCCAGAAGATCGGCAAGAAGTGCCGCGTGGACGGCGTGCTCGACAAGGCCGAGGAGCCGACGCATTCGGGCTTGTGGTTCATGGATTCGTCTTCCGCGGCGGCGGAGATGGTGACGCTGTGCGCGGCCTCGGGCTTCGCCGTGCACTTCTTCCCGACGGGGCAGGGCAACGTAATCGGCAATCCGATCGTGCCGGTCATCAAGATCTGCGCGAATCCGCGCACCGTGCGCACGATGAGCGAGCACGTCGACGTCGATGTGTCGGGCCTGCTGCAGCGCGAGCAAAACCTCGATCAGGCGGGCGACAAGCTGCTCGAATCGATGCTCGCGACGGCGAACGGTCGCTGGACCGCGGCCGAAACGCTGGGCCATCGCGAGTTCGTGCTCACGCGTCTGTTTGAAAGCGCCTGA
- a CDS encoding UxaA family hydrolase, which yields MIHAVSHEREDTVGVAVVEGIKAGLALSAWIMDDDEVVAIVAQQDIPIGHKVALKDMAVGDTVYKYGVDIGKVVAPIKAGEHAHVHNIKTKRW from the coding sequence ATGATTCACGCGGTATCGCATGAGCGCGAAGACACGGTTGGCGTTGCCGTGGTGGAGGGCATCAAGGCGGGCCTGGCATTGAGTGCCTGGATCATGGACGACGACGAGGTAGTCGCCATCGTCGCTCAACAGGACATTCCGATCGGTCACAAGGTGGCGCTCAAGGACATGGCCGTGGGCGACACCGTCTACAAATATGGCGTCGATATCGGCAAGGTTGTAGCACCCATCAAGGCGGGCGAGCACGCTCACGTCCACAACATCAAGACGAAGCGCTGGTAA
- a CDS encoding UxaA family hydrolase: MSQAAQEAQQADTTAAHADPARRTIHIVLHEAKDTVGVAVVEGIKAGTQLNAWIMDEDEIVSVPAKQDIPIGHKVALKDMAVGDTVYKYGVDIGKVVAPIKAGEHAHVHNIKTKRW; this comes from the coding sequence ATGAGCCAGGCAGCTCAAGAAGCACAGCAGGCTGATACGACGGCGGCCCACGCCGATCCGGCACGCAGGACGATTCACATCGTGCTGCACGAGGCGAAGGACACGGTGGGTGTCGCGGTCGTCGAGGGCATCAAGGCGGGCACGCAACTGAACGCGTGGATCATGGACGAGGACGAAATCGTCAGCGTCCCGGCGAAGCAGGACATTCCAATCGGTCACAAGGTAGCGCTCAAGGACATGGCCGTGGGCGACACCGTCTACAAGTACGGCGTGGATATCGGCAAGGTCGTGGCGCCGATCAAGGCGGGTGAGCACGCTCACGTTCACAACATCAAGACGAAGCGCTGGTAA
- the dctA gene encoding C4-dicarboxylate transporter DctA yields the protein MRVLRHLYAQVLIGLAAGILVGYFWPHFGVEMKPLGDTFIRLIKMLITLVIFCTVSLGIARMENLKHVGRVGVKTIVYFEAVTTLALVIGLVVANVLHPGEGLNIDPATLDTQAVSHYVNEAHAAASQSFLDEIVPNSVVGAFARGNLLQVLLFSVLFGVALSIMSRRSRFLSRVIEQSGEALMRIVEMIMRLAPLGAFGAMAFTVGKYGIGTLQQLGLLIVCFYLTSILFIVLVLGTISRWAGVGLWPLLNYLREELLIVLGTSTTESVLPRLMEKLERLGCPKPVVGLVLPTGYSFNLDGAAIYLTMTSLFIAQATNTHLSLLQQLGLLAILLLTSKGGAGVAGAALVALTATLSTHNIIPVAGITLIIGIDRVLNEIRAIVNMIGNAVATIVIARWEGAFDAEAARKVLASPRAVPGASDAQSEPVESVNERKAPAYAQERPN from the coding sequence TTGCGCGTGCTCAGACATCTCTATGCCCAGGTCCTGATCGGACTGGCGGCCGGTATTCTCGTCGGCTATTTCTGGCCGCATTTCGGCGTCGAAATGAAACCCCTGGGCGATACGTTCATTCGCCTGATCAAAATGCTCATCACGCTGGTGATTTTCTGCACCGTGTCGCTGGGTATCGCACGGATGGAAAATCTCAAGCATGTCGGGCGAGTGGGCGTGAAGACGATCGTGTATTTCGAAGCCGTGACGACGCTCGCGCTCGTGATCGGGCTTGTGGTCGCGAACGTGCTGCATCCCGGTGAAGGGCTTAATATCGACCCGGCTACGCTCGATACGCAGGCCGTTAGCCACTACGTGAACGAAGCGCACGCGGCGGCCTCGCAAAGTTTTCTCGACGAGATCGTGCCGAATTCGGTGGTCGGCGCATTTGCGCGCGGTAACCTGTTGCAGGTCCTGCTGTTCTCGGTGCTGTTCGGCGTGGCGTTGTCGATCATGTCGCGCCGCAGCCGCTTCCTCTCGCGCGTGATCGAGCAGAGCGGCGAAGCGCTCATGCGTATCGTCGAGATGATCATGCGGCTTGCGCCGCTCGGTGCGTTCGGCGCCATGGCGTTCACGGTGGGCAAGTACGGCATCGGCACGCTACAGCAGTTAGGCTTGCTGATTGTGTGCTTCTATCTCACCAGCATTCTGTTCATCGTATTGGTGCTCGGCACGATCAGCCGCTGGGCGGGCGTCGGCTTGTGGCCGCTGCTCAATTATCTGCGCGAGGAGCTGCTCATCGTGCTCGGCACCTCGACCACGGAATCCGTGCTGCCGCGCCTGATGGAAAAGCTCGAGCGCCTGGGCTGCCCGAAGCCTGTCGTCGGTCTTGTGCTGCCAACCGGCTATTCATTCAATCTCGACGGCGCGGCCATCTATCTCACGATGACGTCGCTCTTCATCGCGCAGGCCACCAATACGCATCTTTCGCTGCTGCAGCAACTCGGCCTGCTCGCGATTTTGCTGTTGACCTCGAAAGGCGGCGCGGGCGTAGCGGGCGCGGCGCTGGTGGCGCTCACGGCCACGCTCTCCACGCACAACATCATTCCTGTTGCGGGTATCACGCTGATTATCGGCATCGACCGCGTGCTCAACGAGATTCGCGCGATCGTCAACATGATCGGCAATGCGGTGGCGACGATCGTGATCGCGCGCTGGGAAGGCGCGTTCGACGCCGAAGCGGCGCGCAAGGTGCTGGCCTCGCCGCGCGCCGTTCCTGGCGCAAGCGACGCGCAGTCCGAACCGGTCGAGAGCGTCAACGAAAGAAAGGCGCCCGCTTACGCACAGGAGCGCCCAAATTGA
- a CDS encoding hydroxyacid dehydrogenase: MDAPAVDSLRRHFDVLADASLVDEPDRLRGLLVEADALIVRNRTQVTAALLDDAPRLSVVGRLGVGLDNIALGACRERGVQVFPATGANAAAVAEYVIATSLLLLRGAYLSSTAVAQGQWPRSALSNGREAAGGTMAVIGFGGIGRLVAQLARGIGMGVVGYDPQLPADAACWQETGTRGMSFDDALRAADVVTVHVPLVETTHNLLGPAQLKMLKPHAVLINTSRGGVIDENALADALRQGRLGGAALDVFADEPLKAGSPLAGVPNLILTPHIAGLTMQSNARVSSLVASRVMDALLAGEHDSTTTKEL, encoded by the coding sequence ATGGATGCGCCTGCAGTGGATTCGTTGCGGCGTCATTTCGACGTCCTTGCAGATGCCTCGCTCGTCGATGAACCCGACCGTCTGCGCGGTCTTCTGGTGGAAGCCGACGCCCTGATCGTGCGCAACCGGACCCAGGTCACTGCCGCACTGCTCGACGATGCGCCGCGCTTGTCGGTGGTGGGGCGGCTCGGTGTCGGGCTGGACAATATCGCGCTCGGCGCATGCAGGGAGCGCGGTGTGCAGGTGTTTCCGGCAACGGGCGCCAACGCGGCCGCCGTGGCCGAGTATGTGATCGCCACGTCGCTGCTGCTGCTGCGGGGCGCTTATCTGTCGAGCACTGCCGTCGCGCAGGGGCAGTGGCCGCGCAGCGCGCTCTCGAACGGGCGCGAAGCGGCGGGCGGCACGATGGCCGTGATCGGCTTTGGCGGCATCGGGCGTCTCGTCGCGCAGCTTGCGCGGGGTATCGGCATGGGGGTTGTGGGTTATGATCCGCAACTTCCCGCGGATGCGGCCTGCTGGCAGGAGACGGGCACGCGAGGCATGTCGTTCGACGACGCGCTGCGTGCCGCCGACGTCGTGACCGTTCACGTGCCGCTCGTCGAGACCACGCATAATCTGCTCGGCCCGGCGCAACTGAAGATGCTCAAACCCCATGCAGTCCTGATCAATACCTCGAGAGGGGGCGTGATCGATGAGAACGCCTTGGCCGACGCGCTGAGACAGGGCCGCCTTGGCGGCGCCGCGCTCGATGTGTTCGCCGACGAGCCGCTCAAGGCCGGTTCGCCGCTTGCGGGCGTGCCGAACCTGATTCTCACGCCCCACATTGCGGGCTTGACGATGCAATCGAACGCACGCGTGAGCTCGCTGGTCGCCTCGCGCGTGATGGATGCGTTGCTCGCGGGCGAGCATGACTCAACGACAACGAAGGAACTCTGA
- a CDS encoding LysR family transcriptional regulator, whose protein sequence is MQLAKDKRSNGFPETRKYFRLRKISRIESSMTSARNARKTRAMPSIRTLKIFLSVARCGTFAAAGNKVGLTAAAIGLQIRALESDLNVQLFDRNARAAVLNPVGRALIPEIEEIVRRYELLEVSAGGDEMSGTVVIGALVSALMGAFADALWSIRGQHPRLDVHLLAGMSSDFAHQVEVGELDAAVVTQSPHPLASTLLWTPLYSEPMILIMPTAPHFDLPPDQDEILHNAPFMRFDRSTWTGHLVQNVLDQCKIEVDEAMELNSVEAIVALVRQGFGISIVPKLANVDFDNDRAIRVMALDGVDVRRHVGLLERARHSRTAFTDAIKRYFTET, encoded by the coding sequence TTGCAGCTTGCTAAAGATAAACGCAGTAATGGTTTTCCTGAGACCAGGAAATACTTTAGGTTGCGTAAAATTTCGCGTATCGAATCGAGCATGACTTCTGCGCGGAACGCGAGAAAAACGCGAGCAATGCCATCCATTCGCACCCTCAAAATATTCCTCTCCGTCGCGCGATGTGGCACCTTTGCCGCCGCCGGCAATAAGGTGGGGCTCACCGCAGCCGCCATCGGCCTTCAAATACGCGCGCTCGAAAGCGATCTCAATGTTCAGCTTTTTGACCGCAACGCACGCGCCGCCGTGCTGAATCCGGTTGGCCGCGCCCTCATTCCCGAGATCGAAGAAATCGTTCGCCGCTACGAACTCCTGGAGGTCTCCGCGGGCGGCGACGAAATGTCGGGTACGGTCGTAATCGGCGCACTCGTCTCCGCGCTGATGGGTGCGTTCGCGGATGCCTTATGGTCGATACGCGGGCAGCATCCGCGCCTCGATGTGCATCTGCTAGCAGGCATGTCCAGCGATTTCGCTCACCAGGTCGAAGTCGGCGAACTCGATGCAGCGGTCGTCACGCAGTCACCGCATCCCCTCGCGTCCACGCTCCTTTGGACGCCGCTGTATTCGGAACCGATGATCCTCATCATGCCAACCGCGCCGCACTTCGATCTGCCGCCGGATCAGGATGAAATCCTCCACAATGCGCCGTTCATGCGCTTCGACCGCAGCACGTGGACCGGGCACCTTGTGCAGAACGTGCTCGATCAATGCAAAATCGAGGTCGACGAGGCCATGGAACTGAACTCGGTCGAAGCGATCGTCGCGCTGGTACGTCAGGGCTTCGGCATTTCGATAGTTCCGAAACTCGCGAACGTTGATTTCGACAACGATCGCGCCATCCGCGTCATGGCGCTCGACGGCGTCGACGTGCGCCGCCACGTTGGCCTGCTCGAACGCGCCAGGCACAGCCGTACAGCATTCACCGACGCGATCAAGCGTTATTTCACCGAGACCTGA